From the Ipomoea triloba cultivar NCNSP0323 chromosome 8, ASM357664v1 genome, the window TGAAATGTAGCAATAATGAAACCCAATATATAATGAAGCTATGGCAATTAGTACACACATTTCACGATccttcttaattaatattataattttcaaacaCTTTAAAAATGGACCCACcaataacaatattaaaatgGAATCCTTGTCACCTTCACCTTTATAAATGCATTATATAATACAGAAAAAACATATTCTATTGGGGGCAACATATATGCCAGCAATCACCATAAGCATTCATCATATTCAATAATTTTTCTTACAATCTTCACTGTGTTCTTTCCAGAGAAAATGGCGTCTTCTTCGTTAGCTGTTCACTTCCAAATCCCTAATCAGAAATCTTCTTTAAGATCTCCGGCGTATTTGAAACCTTCTAGCCGGCGTTTCAAGATTTGCCCAGTTTCTGCCACCGTGTCGGATACTCCGCCGACGGTTTCCATGTCGCCGGTCCCGGAGAAACTCCCGACCCGGAAAATACCCGGCGATTATGGGTTGCCGTTGATCGGGCCGTGGAAAGATCGGTTGGACTATTTTTACAATCAAGGAAGAGAGGAGTTTTTCCGGTCTCGGGTTCAGAAATACGGGTCAACGGTGTTCAGGACGAATATGCCGCCCGGCCCGTTTATTTCGTTTAGTCCTAACGTCGTCGTTTTGCTCGACGGGAAGAGTTTTCCGACGCTTTTTGATGTGGGAAAGGTGGAAAAACGGGATGTTTTCACCGGAACTTTCATGCCCTCCACGGAACTCACCGGCGGGTACCGGATCTTATCCTATTTGGACCCGTCGGAGCCGAAACACGCGAAACTGAAGCAGCTGATGTTCTTCCTCCTCTCTTCCCGGCGAAGCCACGTCATCCCGGAGTTCCACAAGAGTTTCACGGAGATGTTTGAGGGTTTGGAGAAGGAGGTGGGTAGCAAGGGGAAAGTAGGGTTAAATGCCGCTAACGATCAGGCGGCTTTCAATTTTTTGGCCCGATCGTGGCTCGGAGTTGATCCGGCCGGGACGAAGCTGGGAATCGACGGCCCTAATCTTGTTGGGAAATGGGTCGTGTTTAATCTCCACCCTTTATTAGTTCTCGGGCTCCCTAAGGGCTTAGAAGAAGCTCTCCTCCATACTTTCCGGTTACCGGCGGGGCTAGTGAAAAAAGACTATCAGAGGCTCTACGATTTCTTTTATTCCAACGCAACGGCTTTTTTTGATGAGGCCGAGAATCTCGGGGTGTCACGTGAGGAGGCCTGCCATAACCTCCTCTTCGTCACGTGCTTCAACTCGTTCGGCGGCATGAAGATTTTCTTCCCCAATATGATCAAGTGGATCGGCCGCGGCGGCGCGCGGCTGCACGCCGAGCTGGCGCGGGAGATCCGGTCGGTGGTCAAATCCAACGGCGGGAAAGTCACGATGGCCGGGATGGAACAGATGCCGTTGATGAAATCCGTGGTTTACGAGGCCCTCCGGATCGAGCCACCCGTCCCAGCCCAATACGGCCGGGCCAAACGCGACCTTATCATCGAGTCACACGACGCCGCATTTGAAGTTAAGGAAGGGGAGATGTTATTCGGGTTCCAACCGTTTGCCACGAAGGACCCGAAGATCTTCGACCGGGCCGAGGAGTTCGTGCCGGACCGGTTCACGGGCGAGAACGCAAACGAACTTTTGAGCCACGTGTTGTGGTCTAACGGCCCCGAAACGGAAAGCCCTACCGTTAACAATAAACAGTGCGCCGGCAAGGATTTCGTCGTCTTGGTTTCACGGCTGATGGTCGTCGAGCTCTTCCTCCGTTACGATTCTTTCGACATCGAGGTCGGAACGTCGGCGTTAGGTGCTTCCGTCACCGTAACGTCACTCAAGAGAGCCAGCTTCTGACGTGTAGGTCCCACCGTATATTTGCCtagagtaatatttttattattatccttGTTGTAATATGTttggattaatttttttttaataaatcaaaatttttatttcttttatatataacgCCACCCTTACTTATCAACATATGATaatataaatcaatttaaattgtttatagctgatcaatttaaactaaaaaggtCAATAGCAATTAATAGTCTAACTAATTTGACAACATCGTATTTGTTGGGGCAAAGATTAAGTAGGGTGGTTCGAGGTTGTGGCGGGCCCTCCAATGAGTAAAAGCTATCTGGGACTTGGTAGTGGCAGTGGTACTGGAATACGAAACTACATTTGACCATTTCTTTTTTCTGGTTTTAAGGATTTTTGTTTGAAACCTTTCAGGTTTTAATAAGTTATTCTCTTCAGTTGGAATTTGGCTATGACATTACATTTATGTATCTCTTGTTAGTGACgttaaattttgttttctaatcCAATGAGTAAGGTTTTTGGTGCGTGCccacttttgttttttgtttcgttATTTTTTGTCggtttatactttttttttttttggaattaaaTGTCTTCTCTGTTTACATATTTCTGGAGAATGATTTATGGGGGATGGGTACTTTTGTGCTTGGGAGCCAAATaagagttatatatatacttctatCTGGAAGATTTTGAGGTTTAAGGATATGATATAGAAGATATTGTATCAGTTTTGATAGTAGAGAATGAATGACATTCGTGGACATATGTAATGTGAATTGATGGATGAGTGTGCCACTATGTCTTGCAACCCTAAGGTCCGAGGTTGAGCCCACAATGTAATGATTTAGGTTTTTAGAGGGAGTTTTGGTTCACAAAATATCATATTACATTCTTGAGATTAGAATGTGTTTAAAACGTATTTCATTAATTCTGAAGTATGTAATGTTAGCgcgcgcacacatatatatgaaaaattgtaAGGTATCGATTAACATCTATGACTTTTATCACCCCAAATACCAAAGTGATTGAATGATAAATGCTTTGAGTTTATATGTAGTACAAAGTATGTATGCATGACTTTTccatatgagaggtcatgagatcaagcCCCCCTCAAtggtgcttcaacaggttgagaaaatatgt encodes:
- the LOC116027745 gene encoding allene oxide synthase 1, chloroplastic-like, translating into MASSSLAVHFQIPNQKSSLRSPAYLKPSSRRFKICPVSATVSDTPPTVSMSPVPEKLPTRKIPGDYGLPLIGPWKDRLDYFYNQGREEFFRSRVQKYGSTVFRTNMPPGPFISFSPNVVVLLDGKSFPTLFDVGKVEKRDVFTGTFMPSTELTGGYRILSYLDPSEPKHAKLKQLMFFLLSSRRSHVIPEFHKSFTEMFEGLEKEVGSKGKVGLNAANDQAAFNFLARSWLGVDPAGTKLGIDGPNLVGKWVVFNLHPLLVLGLPKGLEEALLHTFRLPAGLVKKDYQRLYDFFYSNATAFFDEAENLGVSREEACHNLLFVTCFNSFGGMKIFFPNMIKWIGRGGARLHAELAREIRSVVKSNGGKVTMAGMEQMPLMKSVVYEALRIEPPVPAQYGRAKRDLIIESHDAAFEVKEGEMLFGFQPFATKDPKIFDRAEEFVPDRFTGENANELLSHVLWSNGPETESPTVNNKQCAGKDFVVLVSRLMVVELFLRYDSFDIEVGTSALGASVTVTSLKRASF